One segment of Anomalospiza imberbis isolate Cuckoo-Finch-1a 21T00152 chromosome 2, ASM3175350v1, whole genome shotgun sequence DNA contains the following:
- the FAM3B gene encoding protein FAM3B isoform X2, translating to MKLTRHFVLRLFGFLLTSLAAWYLGYFVAAHVSQNTVSIAALQEIGKKPVLRAPAPKRQKCDLWSPCPPGNFAYRILSGGGKQRRPAICFEDEELISAGNHEAGSGINIAIVNYKTGKFMSTNFFEMWAGDHSREMMDFIRKAPEGTLLLMATHDDGSTRLKDDTKKLVEELGSKEIKNIKFRSSWVFIAAKGFKLPDNIQKEKINHSDQTKNRYKGWPAEIQIEGCIPRNLI from the exons aTGAAGCTGACCCGGCACT TTGTTCTAAGATTATTTGGATTCCTGTTGACATCCTTGGCTGCTTGGTATTTGGGATACTTTGTTGCTGCTCATGTATCCCAAAATACAGTATCTATTGCTGCACTTCAAGAGATTGGAAAGAAACCAGTGTTGAGGG ccccagcccccaaaAGGCAGAAGTGTGACCTCTGGTCTCCCTGCCCACCTGGGAACTTCGCCTATCGCATCCTCAGTGGTGGTGGCAAACAGAGGAGGCCTGCAATTTGTTTTGAGGATGAGGA gCTTATAAGTGCAGGGAATCATGAGGCTGGAAGTGGTATAAACATTGCCATTGTGAATT ataaaacaggaaaattcaTGTCGACAAATTTTTTTGAAATGTGGGCAGGAG ACCACTCCAGGGAGATGATGGATTTCATCAGGAAAGCACCAGAAGGGACCCTCCTTCTGATGGCCACTCACGATGATGGGAGCACCAG GTTGAAAGATGACACCAAAAAATTAGTAGAAGAACTGGGaagtaaagaaataaagaatataAAGTTCAGATCAAGTTGGGTTTTTATAGCTGCCAAAGGCTTCAAGCTGCCAGATAATATCCAAAAAGAAAAG ataAACCACTCTGACCAGACAAAGAACAGATACAAAGGCTGGCCAGCTGAAATCCAAATAGAAGGGTGTATCCCAAGAAACCTGATCTGA
- the FAM3B gene encoding protein FAM3B isoform X1, producing the protein MILVGPFKLGIFFDSVIFSLSSAVLHVLLHLHPDCPSSWLLSATSSAWHFVLRLFGFLLTSLAAWYLGYFVAAHVSQNTVSIAALQEIGKKPVLRAPAPKRQKCDLWSPCPPGNFAYRILSGGGKQRRPAICFEDEELISAGNHEAGSGINIAIVNYKTGKFMSTNFFEMWAGDHSREMMDFIRKAPEGTLLLMATHDDGSTRLKDDTKKLVEELGSKEIKNIKFRSSWVFIAAKGFKLPDNIQKEKINHSDQTKNRYKGWPAEIQIEGCIPRNLI; encoded by the exons atgatccttgtgggtccctttaAACTCGGGATATTCTTTGATTCTGTCATCTTTTCCTTAAGCTCTGCTGTTTTACATGTCCTGCTGCACCTCCATCCTGACTGTCCTTCCTCCTGGCTTCTCTCTGCCACCTCCTCTGCCTGGCACT TTGTTCTAAGATTATTTGGATTCCTGTTGACATCCTTGGCTGCTTGGTATTTGGGATACTTTGTTGCTGCTCATGTATCCCAAAATACAGTATCTATTGCTGCACTTCAAGAGATTGGAAAGAAACCAGTGTTGAGGG ccccagcccccaaaAGGCAGAAGTGTGACCTCTGGTCTCCCTGCCCACCTGGGAACTTCGCCTATCGCATCCTCAGTGGTGGTGGCAAACAGAGGAGGCCTGCAATTTGTTTTGAGGATGAGGA gCTTATAAGTGCAGGGAATCATGAGGCTGGAAGTGGTATAAACATTGCCATTGTGAATT ataaaacaggaaaattcaTGTCGACAAATTTTTTTGAAATGTGGGCAGGAG ACCACTCCAGGGAGATGATGGATTTCATCAGGAAAGCACCAGAAGGGACCCTCCTTCTGATGGCCACTCACGATGATGGGAGCACCAG GTTGAAAGATGACACCAAAAAATTAGTAGAAGAACTGGGaagtaaagaaataaagaatataAAGTTCAGATCAAGTTGGGTTTTTATAGCTGCCAAAGGCTTCAAGCTGCCAGATAATATCCAAAAAGAAAAG ataAACCACTCTGACCAGACAAAGAACAGATACAAAGGCTGGCCAGCTGAAATCCAAATAGAAGGGTGTATCCCAAGAAACCTGATCTGA